In the Arthrobacter sp. CDRTa11 genome, GCATCCCGGAGGGCTTCCATGGACTCGAGGTCGGGTTCGCTGAACCATTTGCCAACCGTGATGCCGTGCTTGGGCACGTACAGGCGATGGATGTGGTCACCGGCCTGGATAATGCCGGTGTGGATCACCCGGAGGTAGGCGCCCACTCGCCCTTCCTCCGTGAAACGCTTGGTAAAAGCGGGCTCCCCCATTCGCCGTTGGAAGGTTGCGCAGGGTGTGCGGGGGGACGTCACCTCAACCTCCACGTCAAGGCCTATTTTCCAGCGTTCGCCGATCACGGCGCCGGTGGCATCAATGCCGGCGACCCGGAGGTTTTCGCCAAAGGATCCAGGCGGGAAGTCGCGTTGAAGCTCGCCCTCCCAGTAGTCCGCATCTGTCTGGGAGTAGGCGTAGATTGCCTGATCCACACCGCCGTGATGCACCCGGTTGGCCTGGATGTCACCCTGGAGGCCCAGTTTGTGCACCCTGACCGGCCCCTCAACAGGACGCTTGTCGATGGCGGTCACCCCCACACTGGACGTATCCGGAAGCAGCTGGTGGACACAGCAGACGGCAAGCACAGAGGCGGTTTCCATGGCTCCAGTGTAAGTTCCCCCGGTGCATGTACAACGGGATGCCGGGATGGGTACCTCTCCACCCGTTTCTGCTCGCAGCAGGCCCGGGCAACGGCTACGCTGATTTGAGGACTGAGATTCCGGTGCGGAGCCGCGCCGGCAGATCGAACCCGCAGCAGTATCGACTTTTCAACACCAAACATGGACTACCGAGGGGGGACGCCGTGGACCCGGGCAAGGATTCCGAAATGGATCGGGAACACGATCCGAAAAAGGACCGGACCGGCAGCAGCCAGGACGCCGCCGGAGAAGGCCGGCACCCCGCTGCAGCAGAGGGAGATGCCTCTGCTCCCCCACCGGCTTCGCCCAAGCCGCCGCCTTGGCAGGTACCCAAGCCGGAACTGCGCCCTGAACTCCTGAATGAACCGCCGGCGGTGGTGGACCCGTTCGCGATGGACCGCGAGCGCCAGCTCCAGGAGGCGGCCGCACGCAGGAAGCGTTCCCAGCGGCGCACCGTGGTGGTGGGCCTGGGCGTCACCGCACTCCTCGCCGGCACCCTCACCGCTGTGGTGGCCAGCAACCAGGACGAGCCCGACTACGCGCAGGTCTGTTTCAACGACGAAACCGGCGAGCGCGTGGAAGACGCCAACTGCAACAGTTCGGCGGGGAGGGGCGGCGGGCTCTATGCCTGGTACTTCTTCTCCCGCGGCGCCTATGTCCCGCCACTGGGGCAGAACCGGTCCACTGCCCCGAACTTCACCCGGACCATACCCAGCGATGCCAAAGCATCCACCGGCTACAGCACCCAGGGCGGCACCGTCAGCCGCGGCGGTTTCGGCACCAGCGCAAAAAGCGGGACCAGCGGTGGCGGCGGCAAGGTCTCCGGAGGCTAGACGTGAAGCGGTTGTTATCGGAGCCCAGGCCTGAGTGGAAGCAGAAGATCGAAGAGCAGGGCCTGGTTTTCTCCACCACCACCATGCCCGATGGCCGGAAGATCGAATACTGGCATGAGGCCGCCTACTACGAGTTCACCATGGATGAGGTGGAGGCCCTTGAGGTCACCGCCGAGGACATGCACAAGATGTGCCTGGAGGCGGCAAAATTCCTGGCCACGGGGGCCATGGGAACCATCGGCATCGGAGCGCAGGCCCTGGAACTGGCTGCAGACTCCCTGCAGGCCGCCGACCTGGACGTCTACGGCCGGTTCGACTTCATCTACGACGGGCAGGGCGGCCCTGCCAAGATGCTGGAGTACAACGCGGACACCCCCACCGGCCTGATCGAGGCCGCGGTGGCACAGTGGTTCTGGCTGCAGGACGTCTTTCCCGGCAAGGACCAGTGGAACGGCATCCATGAGGCCCTGATCAGGCAGTGGAAGAAGTTCCAGTACCGCACCGGGATGAGCACGCTGCACATCGCCCACTCCGAGGCCGAGGAGTCCGGCGAAGACTGGATGACCGCGGCGTACATGCGGGACGTTGCCAGCCAGGCCGGCTGGACCACCATCGGCATCAATATGTCGGATATCGGCTGGGACCCCAACCTGAACCGGTTTGTGGACCTGGACAATTTTATGATCAGCACCATCTTCAAGCTGTACCCGTGGGAGCTGATGATGAAGGAACCTTTCGGGCCCCGGCTCCTGGAGCGCGCGCACAACCCCCGCTGGGTGGAGCCGGCCTGGAAGATGCTGCTTTCCAACAAGGCCCTCCTCGCCGCACTGTGGCACCTGTACCCCAACCATCCCAACCTGCTGCCCGCCTACCTGAACGAGCCGGGTCCGCTGAAGGAATGGGTGGCCAAGCCGCTGCATGGCCGCGAAGGCGACAACATCAGGATCAATGCGCAGGGCATCAACCTGGAACAGCCCGGCGGCTACGGCCGCGAAGGCTGGTGCTACCAGCAATTCCATCCGCTGCCCGATTTCGACGGCAACCATCCGGTGCTGGGACTCTGGGTGGTGGACGGCGAGTCCGTGGGCTGCGGCATCCGGGAATCGGACGGCCCCATCACCGACTACTTCTGCCGTTTCGTACCCAACACCATTGACGCGCCCGCTCCGCTTTCAGCCCAGGCCCAGTCCAGCACATCCAGCACCTACAGCACAGCCAGCACATCCACATTCAACAAGGCAGGTATTGCCCTATGAGCCCCCTGACCATCCTCCGCGTGACATCCCCATGAGCACAGAGACAACGACGGCGGGAAGTCCCGGAGGACCGTCCGGCGGTGCTGTTCCGGCCAAGGGCCTTCGCGCCGGGATCCTGGACCTCGGCGATTCCGTCATGCTGGGCCTGGCTTCCACCGCACCGGTGTATTCGCTGGCCGCGACCCTTGGCCTGATCGTGGCGGTGAATGGCAATTACACGCCGCTGATTTTGGTGCTGGGATTCATCCCCGTGCTGTTCATCGCGTATGCATTCCGGGAGCTGAACAGTGCCATGCCGGACTGCGGCACCACGTTCATCTGGGCCCGGCGCGCGTTTGGTCCGTGGGCCGGCTGGCTGGGCGGATGGGGTGTGGCACTGGCCGGCATTGTGGTCCTTGCCAACCTTGCCCAGGTGGCAGGACAGTACCTATGGCTCCTGGTGGGCGACGGCTCTTTGGCGGAGAACCCCCTCCTGGTCACCGCCACCGGCGTGGTGTTCATCGCGCTGATGACGCTGGTGAACTACCGCGGCATCAGGCTGGGCGAGCACGTCCAGCGGGTCCTGACGTACATCCAGTACATCTCGCTGGGGATTTTTGCCCTGGCGCTGATTATGAGGATTGCCGGCGGGGCCCCTGAGGGCCAGGCCTTTGATCTTGAATGGTTCAACCCCGTGGGCGCTTTTGCCGACCCGAGCGCGGTGGTGCACGGCGCCTTGCTGGCCCTGTTCATCTACTGGGGCTGGGACACCTGCCTGGCAGTCAACGAGGAAACCGAAAATCCCGCCAACACTCCCGGCCGGGGCGCCGTGATCTCCGCGTTCGTCCTGCTGGCCATCTATGTCTCCGTGGCACTCCTGGTCATGATGTACGCCACCGTGGGCACCGAAGGGATCGGCCTGGGCAACAGCGAGAACCAAGCCGACGTCTTCGTGGCCATGAAGGACGTTGTTTTGGGCCCCTGGGGCTGGCTGATCGTGGTGGCGGTGCTGGCCTCGGTCCTCTCCTCCACCCAAACCACCATCCTTCCCACCGCCCGGGGCACGTTGTCCATGGGCGTCCACGGCGCGCTTCCCGCCAGGTTCGGCAAGGTGCACCCCCGCAACCAGACACCGGGATTTTCCACCCAGGTAATGGGCGCCGCGGCGATCGGCTATTACGTGGCCATGAGTTTCCTGAGCGAGAACCTGCTCTCGGACTCCATCAGCTCCATCAGCCTGTTCATCGCGTTCTACTTCTCCCTGACCGGCTACGCCTGCGTCTGGTACTTCCGCCGGACGCTGCGTGAATCGGCCCGCAATCTGTGGTTCCGCGGAATCCTCCCGCTGCTCGGTGCCCTGATGCTGACGGCCGCGTTCTTCATTTCCGCCGTGGAGATGTGGGATCCGGCCTATGGTGACACCCAGATCTTCGGCATCGGCGGGGCCTTTGTCAGCGGCGTAATCCTCCTGTCCCTCGGGGTGGTGCTTGCCGTGGTCTGCCGCTTCCTGCCCTCAACCCGTGCATACTTCACGGCGCCCGGACCCAGCCGGGCCAACAGCGCCGCCAGCCCAACAACGCGCCGATGAGCAACGCTGCCGTTCCCGGCCCAACAGAGATTCCCGGCCCATCCGAGGTTCCCGGTACACCGCCGGCTCCGGATCCCTCTGACATCCTTGCCCTCGACTCCCTCCTTAGCCCTGACGAGCTGGCCCTGCGGGAAAGAATCAGGGATTTCACGGAGCAGCGGA is a window encoding:
- a CDS encoding MOSC domain-containing protein, which translates into the protein METASVLAVCCVHQLLPDTSSVGVTAIDKRPVEGPVRVHKLGLQGDIQANRVHHGGVDQAIYAYSQTDADYWEGELQRDFPPGSFGENLRVAGIDATGAVIGERWKIGLDVEVEVTSPRTPCATFQRRMGEPAFTKRFTEEGRVGAYLRVIHTGIIQAGDHIHRLYVPKHGITVGKWFSEPDLESMEALRDADADGEIRLQQPEFNQKFEALLRRIGS
- a CDS encoding APC family permease; the encoded protein is MSTETTTAGSPGGPSGGAVPAKGLRAGILDLGDSVMLGLASTAPVYSLAATLGLIVAVNGNYTPLILVLGFIPVLFIAYAFRELNSAMPDCGTTFIWARRAFGPWAGWLGGWGVALAGIVVLANLAQVAGQYLWLLVGDGSLAENPLLVTATGVVFIALMTLVNYRGIRLGEHVQRVLTYIQYISLGIFALALIMRIAGGAPEGQAFDLEWFNPVGAFADPSAVVHGALLALFIYWGWDTCLAVNEETENPANTPGRGAVISAFVLLAIYVSVALLVMMYATVGTEGIGLGNSENQADVFVAMKDVVLGPWGWLIVVAVLASVLSSTQTTILPTARGTLSMGVHGALPARFGKVHPRNQTPGFSTQVMGAAAIGYYVAMSFLSENLLSDSISSISLFIAFYFSLTGYACVWYFRRTLRESARNLWFRGILPLLGALMLTAAFFISAVEMWDPAYGDTQIFGIGGAFVSGVILLSLGVVLAVVCRFLPSTRAYFTAPGPSRANSAASPTTRR
- a CDS encoding glutathionylspermidine synthase family protein, with protein sequence MKRLLSEPRPEWKQKIEEQGLVFSTTTMPDGRKIEYWHEAAYYEFTMDEVEALEVTAEDMHKMCLEAAKFLATGAMGTIGIGAQALELAADSLQAADLDVYGRFDFIYDGQGGPAKMLEYNADTPTGLIEAAVAQWFWLQDVFPGKDQWNGIHEALIRQWKKFQYRTGMSTLHIAHSEAEESGEDWMTAAYMRDVASQAGWTTIGINMSDIGWDPNLNRFVDLDNFMISTIFKLYPWELMMKEPFGPRLLERAHNPRWVEPAWKMLLSNKALLAALWHLYPNHPNLLPAYLNEPGPLKEWVAKPLHGREGDNIRINAQGINLEQPGGYGREGWCYQQFHPLPDFDGNHPVLGLWVVDGESVGCGIRESDGPITDYFCRFVPNTIDAPAPLSAQAQSSTSSTYSTASTSTFNKAGIAL
- a CDS encoding Tat pathway signal protein; amino-acid sequence: MDREHDPKKDRTGSSQDAAGEGRHPAAAEGDASAPPPASPKPPPWQVPKPELRPELLNEPPAVVDPFAMDRERQLQEAAARRKRSQRRTVVVGLGVTALLAGTLTAVVASNQDEPDYAQVCFNDETGERVEDANCNSSAGRGGGLYAWYFFSRGAYVPPLGQNRSTAPNFTRTIPSDAKASTGYSTQGGTVSRGGFGTSAKSGTSGGGGKVSGG